From one Staphylococcus kloosii genomic stretch:
- a CDS encoding peptide MFS transporter produces MHNDSTYKQQLDGIPQKGFFGHPRGLGVLFFVEFWERFSYYGMRALLIFYMYYSLKDGGLGIDETTAQSIMAVYGSLIFMTSVLGGWVADRITGTRQATILGGVLIIIGHICLSLPIGLTGLFISMFFIIVGSGLMKPNISNIVGRLYPEDDKRMDAGFVIFYMAVNSGALVAPFILNQFIHGGNFHIGFSIAAFGMFLGLIWYMLFNRKNLGDVGMSPTNPLTQDERKKYIGIFSGIIALIIIIVVIAALTHTLSFNLVSYTVLVLGIALPIAYFIIMIRSKEVTDDERSRVYAFIPLFILGVLFWSIQEQGSNVLNIYAIKNSDMSLNIFGWHTPFGMAIFQSINPLFIILLAPIVSALWKKLGTKQPSLPSKFVLGAALAGVSYLLVAVIGHASGASHFSVNWVILSYVICVVGELFLSPTGSSAAVKLAPKAFNSQMMSLWLLTNATAQAINGTLVKLRAPLGDTNYFLFLGIITVVISIIITAFIPKIVKGMRGIK; encoded by the coding sequence ATGCATAACGATAGCACATACAAACAACAGCTTGACGGGATTCCACAGAAAGGATTCTTTGGACATCCAAGAGGATTAGGCGTACTATTTTTTGTCGAATTTTGGGAGCGATTTAGTTATTACGGCATGCGTGCGTTACTAATCTTTTATATGTACTATAGTCTTAAAGATGGTGGCCTAGGTATCGATGAAACAACTGCTCAATCGATCATGGCTGTCTATGGTTCATTAATATTTATGACTTCCGTTCTTGGCGGTTGGGTAGCCGACCGTATTACCGGAACGCGACAGGCAACCATTCTTGGTGGTGTGCTTATAATCATCGGTCATATTTGTTTAAGTTTACCAATTGGACTAACTGGCTTATTCATATCGATGTTCTTTATTATCGTTGGTTCTGGCCTTATGAAACCAAATATTTCAAATATTGTGGGTCGTCTTTATCCAGAAGATGATAAAAGAATGGATGCCGGATTTGTAATTTTCTATATGGCTGTAAATAGTGGTGCCTTAGTTGCGCCATTCATACTAAACCAATTTATTCACGGTGGTAATTTCCATATTGGTTTCTCAATCGCAGCTTTCGGAATGTTCTTAGGATTAATTTGGTATATGTTATTTAATCGTAAAAACTTAGGAGATGTGGGTATGTCACCAACAAACCCATTGACTCAAGATGAACGAAAAAAATACATAGGTATATTCTCTGGAATAATCGCACTTATTATTATTATAGTAGTCATCGCAGCTTTAACGCACACGTTATCATTTAATTTAGTAAGTTACACAGTCCTTGTATTAGGTATAGCTTTACCTATCGCTTACTTCATTATTATGATTCGTAGTAAAGAAGTAACAGACGATGAACGTTCTAGAGTTTACGCATTTATTCCTTTATTTATATTAGGTGTGCTATTTTGGTCAATACAAGAACAAGGTTCAAATGTGTTAAATATTTACGCTATTAAAAATTCTGACATGTCGTTAAATATTTTTGGTTGGCATACGCCATTTGGAATGGCTATTTTCCAATCAATTAACCCATTATTTATTATTCTGCTCGCACCAATTGTTTCAGCCTTATGGAAAAAACTTGGTACAAAGCAACCAAGTTTGCCTTCTAAATTCGTTTTAGGTGCAGCACTAGCGGGTGTTTCTTATTTACTTGTTGCTGTTATTGGGCACGCTTCAGGTGCATCACACTTTAGTGTAAACTGGGTAATCTTATCTTACGTCATTTGTGTGGTTGGGGAATTATTCCTATCACCTACAGGTAGCAGTGCCGCAGTTAAATTAGCTCCAAAAGCATTTAACTCACAAATGATGAGCTTATGGCTATTAACTAATGCAACTGCACAAGCAATTAATGGTACTTTAGTTAAATTAAGAGCACCACTAGGCGATACAAATTACTTCTTATTCTTAGGAATTATCACGGTAGTAATCAGTATTATCATCACTGCCTTTATTCCTAAAATTGTTAAAGGTATGCGCGGTATTAAATAA
- a CDS encoding diacylglycerol/lipid kinase family protein codes for MTQTYNHGVLFYHEHSGIKDIYEGLGEVAKSLTTICKHLSIQLSEDEGNIIEFCKSIKSQQYSDDVDIIFILGGDGTVNELINGVMQHELNIPIGIIPGGTFNDFTKTLNLNNDFRVASQQLTETTLKSYDVMKVNDRYALNFVGLGLIVQNALNVQEGNKDLFGKLSYVSSTMKTLVDPVKFNYKVNVDGKELSDESSMILVANGPFIGGNRIPLTDLAPDDGYLNIFIFDEQKFNIFTDVFKQRDSLNWNNMTKGITHIPAKEITIETDDTHKVDIDGEIALTTPLNIQIIPQAIKILTVVDESTNN; via the coding sequence ATGACGCAAACATACAATCATGGCGTTTTATTTTACCATGAACATTCTGGTATTAAAGATATATACGAAGGCTTAGGAGAAGTCGCTAAATCTTTAACTACTATATGTAAACACTTATCAATACAGTTAAGTGAAGATGAAGGAAATATCATAGAATTTTGTAAATCAATCAAATCACAGCAATATAGTGATGATGTAGATATAATTTTCATTCTTGGTGGCGACGGTACCGTTAACGAATTAATCAATGGTGTGATGCAGCATGAATTAAATATCCCTATCGGTATTATTCCAGGTGGCACGTTCAATGATTTTACTAAAACATTGAATTTAAATAATGACTTTAGAGTTGCTAGTCAACAATTAACAGAAACTACATTAAAATCATATGATGTTATGAAGGTAAATGATCGATACGCATTAAACTTCGTAGGCTTAGGTCTAATAGTCCAAAATGCCCTTAATGTTCAAGAAGGCAATAAAGACCTTTTTGGCAAATTAAGTTATGTGAGTTCGACGATGAAAACACTTGTAGATCCTGTGAAGTTTAATTATAAAGTAAATGTAGACGGTAAAGAACTAAGTGATGAATCATCAATGATATTAGTGGCAAATGGACCATTTATTGGCGGTAACCGCATCCCATTAACGGATTTAGCTCCAGACGATGGCTATTTAAATATATTCATTTTTGATGAGCAAAAATTTAATATATTTACGGATGTCTTTAAACAACGTGATAGTTTAAATTGGAACAATATGACAAAAGGTATAACACATATCCCTGCAAAAGAAATCACTATAGAAACAGACGACACACATAAAGTAGATATCGATGGTGAAATTGCCTTAACGACACCTTTAAATATTCAAATTATTCCTCAAGCCATCAAAATATTAACCGTTGTTGATGAATCAACAAATAATTAA
- a CDS encoding 5' nucleotidase, NT5C type → MTRESIAIDMDEVLADTVGSLIERVNDRMDLSITYDMLEGKKLRHAMPEHDGLLTEILREPGFFRQLDVMAGAQEAVKKLTAHYDVYIATAAMDVPTSFHDKYEWLRQHFPFLDPQHFVFCGRKNIVKADYLIDDNPRQLSIFTGKPIMYTASHNVDDNRFARVNNWEDVEDYFLGNK, encoded by the coding sequence ATGACTAGAGAATCAATTGCAATTGATATGGATGAAGTATTAGCAGATACTGTGGGGTCACTTATTGAACGTGTAAACGACCGTATGGACTTAAGTATCACATATGATATGTTAGAAGGTAAGAAATTACGTCATGCGATGCCTGAACATGATGGCTTATTAACTGAAATATTAAGAGAGCCTGGCTTTTTCAGACAACTTGACGTGATGGCAGGTGCACAAGAAGCAGTTAAAAAACTAACTGCCCATTATGACGTTTATATTGCTACGGCAGCGATGGACGTACCAACGTCATTCCACGACAAATATGAATGGTTAAGACAACACTTTCCATTTTTAGATCCACAACATTTTGTGTTTTGTGGGCGTAAAAACATAGTCAAAGCAGATTATTTAATTGATGATAATCCTCGACAATTAAGTATCTTTACAGGTAAACCTATTATGTACACAGCATCTCATAATGTTGATGATAATAGATTTGCACGTGTTAATAACTGGGAAGATGTAGAAGATTATTTCTTGGGAAATAAATAA
- the hisC gene encoding histidinol-phosphate transaminase: MKKQIEQLSAYQPGLSPRALKEAYGIEGELYKLASNENLHGPSPKVKEAITAHLDELYYYPETGSPLLREAISNELNIDESRILFGAGLDEVILMISRAVLTPGDNIVTSEMTFGQYTHNAVVEAAEVKQVPLNNGHFDLEGMLNAVDENTKLIWLCNPNNPTGTYFTHDELKHFLNQAPSNIPVLIDEAYAEFVTADDFPNSLALQQEHDNAFLLRTFSKAYGLAGLRVGYVIAAKEAIEKWNIIRPPFNVGRLSEYAAIAAFEDQAYLKSITDYNAKEREKFFAIPQSEHFYPSQTNFVFVNTNRPDALYEELLKVGCITRPFPNGVRITIGFPEQNDKMIEVLKSFDY, from the coding sequence ATGAAAAAACAAATAGAACAACTATCAGCTTATCAACCAGGTTTGTCGCCACGTGCGCTAAAAGAGGCTTATGGCATTGAAGGAGAATTATATAAATTAGCGTCAAATGAAAATTTACATGGACCTTCACCAAAAGTGAAAGAAGCGATTACTGCGCATTTAGATGAATTATATTACTATCCTGAAACAGGGTCTCCGTTATTAAGAGAAGCAATAAGTAATGAATTAAATATTGATGAAAGTCGTATTTTATTTGGCGCAGGTCTAGATGAAGTAATTTTAATGATTTCAAGAGCGGTGCTAACTCCTGGAGATAATATTGTAACGAGTGAAATGACATTCGGCCAATATACGCATAATGCTGTTGTCGAAGCGGCAGAAGTAAAACAAGTACCTTTAAATAATGGTCATTTTGACTTAGAAGGTATGTTGAACGCCGTGGACGAAAATACAAAATTAATATGGTTATGTAATCCTAACAATCCAACGGGTACATATTTTACACATGATGAGTTGAAACATTTCTTAAATCAAGCACCAAGTAATATACCTGTACTTATTGATGAAGCATACGCTGAATTTGTAACAGCTGATGATTTTCCAAATTCTTTAGCATTACAACAAGAACATGATAATGCCTTTTTACTAAGAACATTTTCAAAAGCTTATGGTTTAGCTGGCTTGCGCGTAGGTTATGTGATTGCAGCTAAAGAAGCTATAGAAAAATGGAATATTATAAGACCTCCATTTAACGTAGGTCGTTTATCAGAATATGCTGCAATAGCCGCATTCGAAGATCAAGCTTATCTTAAATCTATAACTGACTATAATGCTAAAGAGAGAGAAAAGTTCTTTGCTATTCCTCAAAGCGAGCATTTCTATCCAAGTCAAACGAACTTTGTGTTCGTCAATACTAATCGTCCAGATGCTTTATATGAAGAACTTCTTAAAGTAGGCTGCATCACTAGACCATTCCCAAATGGTGTTAGAATAACAATTGGTTTTCCTGAACAAAATGATAAAATGATAGAAGTATTAAAATCTTTCGATTACTAA
- a CDS encoding ABC transporter permease/substrate-binding protein, protein MHELIQTLSDRKGQLVTTIFEHIQLSFIALLIAALIGVPLGILLTKTKKVSEIVMNIAAVLQTIPSLALLGLMIPLFGIGKIPAVIALVVYALLPILRNTYTGIDEVDPSLVEAAKGIGMKPGRRLAKVELPIAMPVIMAGIRTAMVLIIGTATLAALIGAGGLGDLILLGIDRNNSSLILIGAIPAALLAILFDLVLRFMQKLSYKKLIISLVSIAVILLLVIIGPMLANKGDKVTIAGKLGSEPSVITNMYKILIEENTNDTVDVKDGMGKTSFLFNALKSDDIDGYLEFTGTVLGELTKEKLTSKEEPKVYNQAKTSLEHKYNMTMLKPMKYNNTYTLAVKEDFAKKNNIKTIDDLNKVKDKIKPGFTLEFNDRGDGYPAVKKAYGLDLGKVRTMEPKLRYQAVQKGDINLIDAYSTDAELKQYHMVALKDNKHVFPPYQGAPMFKQSYLKKHPEIKAPLNKLAGKISDEDMQEMNYQVTVKNKDPYTVAKNYLKKHHLIK, encoded by the coding sequence ATGCATGAGTTAATTCAAACGCTCTCTGATCGTAAAGGACAACTTGTAACGACAATATTTGAACATATACAACTGTCATTTATTGCTTTACTGATTGCAGCCTTAATTGGTGTGCCACTTGGAATATTATTAACAAAAACAAAAAAAGTATCAGAAATAGTTATGAATATCGCTGCTGTGTTACAGACTATACCATCTTTAGCATTATTAGGATTGATGATTCCGTTATTTGGTATAGGTAAAATACCCGCTGTAATTGCACTTGTCGTATATGCATTATTACCAATATTACGCAATACATATACTGGTATAGATGAAGTGGATCCTTCTTTAGTCGAAGCAGCAAAAGGGATAGGTATGAAGCCTGGACGTAGACTTGCTAAAGTTGAACTACCAATAGCTATGCCTGTAATTATGGCAGGTATTAGAACTGCGATGGTACTTATTATCGGTACTGCAACATTAGCAGCTTTAATTGGTGCGGGTGGTCTTGGTGATCTTATTTTACTAGGGATTGACCGTAACAATTCATCACTCATATTAATTGGTGCCATTCCGGCAGCATTACTTGCTATCTTATTTGATTTAGTATTGCGTTTTATGCAAAAGCTATCATACAAAAAACTAATTATTTCTTTAGTTTCTATAGCGGTAATCTTATTACTTGTCATTATAGGCCCTATGTTAGCCAATAAAGGTGATAAAGTAACTATCGCCGGTAAATTAGGGTCTGAACCTTCAGTTATCACAAATATGTATAAAATTCTTATAGAGGAAAATACGAATGATACTGTCGATGTGAAAGATGGAATGGGCAAAACGTCATTCTTATTCAACGCTTTAAAATCAGACGATATAGATGGTTATTTAGAATTTACTGGTACCGTATTAGGTGAATTAACAAAAGAGAAGTTAACATCTAAAGAAGAACCAAAAGTATATAATCAAGCTAAAACAAGCTTAGAGCATAAATATAATATGACGATGTTAAAACCAATGAAATATAATAATACTTATACATTGGCTGTGAAGGAAGACTTCGCGAAGAAAAATAATATTAAAACCATTGATGATTTAAACAAAGTTAAAGATAAAATTAAACCTGGTTTTACTTTAGAATTTAATGACCGTGGAGACGGTTATCCAGCGGTTAAAAAAGCTTATGGTTTAGACCTAGGTAAGGTTAGAACGATGGAACCTAAATTGAGATATCAAGCCGTACAAAAAGGTGACATTAATCTGATAGATGCATACTCTACAGATGCTGAATTAAAACAGTATCATATGGTTGCATTAAAAGATAATAAACACGTTTTCCCACCTTATCAGGGCGCGCCAATGTTTAAACAATCATACTTGAAAAAGCATCCTGAAATTAAGGCACCATTGAATAAATTAGCCGGTAAAATTTCTGATGAAGATATGCAAGAAATGAATTATCAAGTCACAGTTAAAAATAAAGATCCATATACTGTAGCCAAAAATTATTTGAAAAAGCATCATTTAATTAAATAA
- a CDS encoding ABC transporter ATP-binding protein encodes MIKFNNVSKRYGDKLAVEDVSFNIEQGEFFVLIGPSGCGKTTTLKMINRLIALTGGYIYFNDKPISDYPVYEMRWDIGYVLQQIALFPHMTIKENIAQVPQMKKWKQKDIDSRIDELLNMVNMDPEQFKNRKPDELSGGQRQRIGVIRALAADPPVILMDEPFSALDPISREKLQDDLIELQQKIKKTIVFVTHDIEEAMKLGDRICLMNDGKVEQIDTPEGFMTNPQSDFVKQFMGSHLERDTRNIKLRDVINHDVEQVDDLKNEYPTLDGEATIKDAYAYLAQHPAVIVTNQQNNKQHILKREDMFNYLAEVKGGSN; translated from the coding sequence ATGATTAAGTTTAATAACGTGTCAAAACGTTATGGGGATAAATTAGCAGTAGAAGATGTAAGTTTTAATATAGAACAAGGAGAATTCTTTGTCTTGATAGGGCCTTCAGGCTGTGGGAAGACCACAACTTTAAAAATGATTAATCGCTTAATTGCCTTAACCGGTGGTTATATATACTTTAATGACAAACCGATTAGTGATTATCCGGTCTATGAAATGCGTTGGGATATAGGCTATGTACTACAACAAATTGCGTTGTTTCCGCATATGACGATAAAAGAAAATATAGCGCAAGTACCGCAAATGAAAAAGTGGAAACAAAAAGACATCGATAGCCGTATAGATGAATTACTCAACATGGTAAATATGGATCCAGAACAATTTAAAAATCGTAAACCCGATGAATTATCTGGGGGACAACGCCAAAGAATTGGGGTTATTCGTGCTTTAGCTGCAGATCCGCCTGTAATCTTAATGGACGAGCCGTTTAGTGCACTGGATCCAATTAGTCGTGAGAAATTACAAGACGACTTGATAGAATTACAGCAAAAAATTAAGAAAACTATCGTATTCGTTACGCATGACATTGAGGAAGCAATGAAATTAGGGGATAGGATTTGTTTAATGAATGATGGGAAAGTTGAACAAATAGATACGCCAGAAGGATTTATGACCAATCCACAAAGCGACTTTGTAAAACAATTTATGGGTAGCCATTTAGAACGCGATACACGCAATATAAAATTACGTGATGTTATTAACCATGATGTTGAACAAGTGGATGATCTGAAGAATGAATATCCAACACTCGATGGTGAAGCTACCATTAAAGATGCGTATGCTTATCTTGCCCAACATCCTGCAGTCATTGTCACTAATCAACAAAATAATAAACAGCATATTTTAAAGCGAGAAGATATGTTTAATTATTTAGCAGAAGTTAAAGGGGGGAGCAACTAA
- the recQ gene encoding DNA helicase RecQ: MEATLSHYFGYDTFRPGQKEIISKIISHRNVLGVLPTGGGKSICYQVPGLMLGGTTIVISPLISLMKDQVDQLKASGISAAFLNSSLTQKQQKAIEQQLLKGEIQFLYVAPERFDNDYFISLLQQLPIRLVAFDEAHCISKWGHDFRPSYQDVIYKVFDLPQDFAIVALTATATAEVQKDIMSRLNINKADEVKTSTKRRNLVFKVNPTYQRQKFVIDYVSQHKQEAGIIYCSTRKQVEELHEALEDNNVNSTIYHAGLTNKERELAQNDFVYDRVRVVVATNAFGMGIDKSNVRFVIHYNMPGDMESYYQEAGRAGRDGLKSDCILLFSERDIGLHQYFISSSKADDDYKDKMGEKLTKMIQYTKTKKCLEATLVHYFEPNEKLEECQQCSNCVRENKTYDMTHEAKMIISCIARMKQQESYGVIIQVLRGELTDYIRYCEYDKLSTHGIMKDYTTSDLSHLIDELRFKGYLNENDEILTCDSNVKSLLNAEKVVFTTPFKRKSKEKVSINTVEGVDKALFDELKDVRQKLSEQLDIAPVSVFSDYTLEEFAKRKPESKQDMISIDGVGSYKLKHYCPKFLETIQSYKAQI, from the coding sequence TATATCTCATCGTAATGTGTTAGGTGTATTACCTACAGGTGGGGGAAAATCAATTTGTTATCAAGTACCAGGTTTAATGCTGGGCGGGACGACGATTGTTATCAGTCCGTTAATTTCATTAATGAAAGACCAAGTAGACCAATTAAAAGCGTCAGGCATTAGCGCTGCGTTTTTAAATAGTAGTTTGACTCAAAAGCAACAAAAAGCAATAGAACAACAATTGCTAAAGGGTGAAATACAGTTTTTATATGTAGCACCAGAACGTTTTGATAACGATTATTTTATTAGCCTATTACAACAACTTCCTATTCGATTAGTTGCGTTTGATGAGGCACACTGTATATCAAAATGGGGACATGACTTCAGACCAAGCTATCAAGATGTCATTTATAAAGTTTTTGATTTGCCACAGGACTTTGCCATCGTAGCTTTAACGGCAACAGCAACAGCAGAAGTTCAAAAAGATATTATGTCACGCTTGAATATTAATAAGGCTGATGAAGTAAAGACAAGTACTAAACGACGAAATTTAGTATTTAAAGTAAACCCTACATATCAACGACAAAAATTTGTGATTGATTATGTAAGTCAGCATAAACAAGAAGCGGGTATTATTTATTGTTCGACGCGTAAACAAGTAGAAGAATTACATGAGGCGCTTGAAGATAATAATGTTAATAGTACGATTTATCATGCTGGTTTAACGAATAAAGAACGAGAACTAGCTCAAAATGACTTTGTCTATGACCGTGTGAGAGTCGTAGTAGCCACGAATGCCTTTGGTATGGGTATAGATAAATCTAACGTACGTTTTGTTATTCACTACAACATGCCAGGAGATATGGAATCATATTACCAAGAGGCAGGACGTGCAGGTCGTGACGGCTTGAAAAGTGATTGTATTTTACTCTTTAGTGAACGTGATATCGGATTACATCAATACTTTATCTCATCATCTAAAGCAGACGATGATTATAAAGACAAGATGGGCGAAAAATTAACTAAAATGATTCAATATACGAAAACTAAAAAATGTTTAGAAGCGACGTTAGTACATTACTTTGAACCTAACGAAAAGTTAGAAGAATGCCAACAATGTAGTAATTGTGTGCGTGAAAATAAAACTTATGATATGACGCATGAAGCGAAGATGATTATTAGCTGTATTGCACGTATGAAGCAACAAGAAAGCTATGGTGTGATTATTCAAGTGTTACGCGGTGAACTAACTGATTATATTCGTTATTGTGAATATGATAAATTATCAACGCATGGCATTATGAAAGATTATACGACTTCTGATTTAAGTCATTTAATCGACGAATTACGCTTTAAAGGTTATTTAAATGAAAACGATGAGATTCTGACATGTGACAGTAACGTTAAATCATTGTTGAACGCAGAAAAAGTAGTATTTACAACACCATTTAAACGTAAGTCGAAAGAAAAAGTAAGTATCAATACGGTTGAAGGTGTTGATAAAGCGTTATTTGATGAATTAAAAGATGTACGTCAAAAACTAAGTGAGCAATTGGATATCGCGCCTGTTAGCGTATTTTCTGATTATACGTTAGAAGAATTTGCTAAACGTAAACCAGAATCCAAACAAGATATGATTTCTATTGATGGCGTCGGTAGCTATAAATTAAAACATTATTGTCCGAAGTTTTTAGAAACGATTCAATCATATAAAGCTCAAATTTAA